The stretch of DNA AAGGAATCTAATGTAGAAAAATATCTCTTTTTAAAACTTATATGATCATTTTTATATTTTGAAACTTCTTTCATTAAATCAATATTTTCAACCATTTCATAATACTTTTTATCTATTTTTGCTTGGGCTGTAATTTGTAATAATCTACTTGATAGTTTAGAAACTTCTTTTGATAAAGTATCAATATTTGAAGCCGTTGAAGCATTTTTTTGAGTTGCAGAATCTAATCTTGAGATAGTTTCATTTATCTGAACTATTCCTATTTCTTGCTCTTTACTAAATTGAGTAACACTTTGTATAATATCTTTTGTTTGGGTGATTTTTGAAGTTAAACTTTCATAACCATTTATCATATCTTGAGCTATTTCTTTTCCTTCATTTGATTTTACACTTGCACTTTCAACTAAACCTTTTATTTCACGTGCTGCTTCTGCACTTCTGTTTGCTAGGTTTCGCACTTCAGCTGCAACTACTGCAAATCCTTTCCCTGCTTCACCAGCAGTTGCTGCTTCAACAGCTGCATTAAGACTTAGAATATTTGTTTGAAATGCAATTTGGTCAATTATTGAAATTGCTTCATTTATTGCTTTAACTTTTTCATTTATTTCATCCATTGAATTTGAAGTTTGTAAAGCAAATTTACTTCCAACATTTGAAGCTTCATTTACTTCATTTGCAATATTCATCATACGATTCATATTTTCATTATTGTTTTTAATATTTGATGTTATTTGCTCCAAAGCAGCTGAACTTTGTTCAAGTGAACTTGCTTGTTGCGTTGAAGAAAGGGCTAATTCATTTGAAGAAATCGTTAAAATATTTGTGTTATTTTCAAGTTCTATTCCTGCATTTGTAATCATTGCAATTAACTCAGAAGATGAATGCCCTAAAAGTAAAGTTGAAGTACATAAAGTTCCAAAATCTCCATACATTCCTTTTTTCTGTACTTCATCAAGTTTAAACAGATAATTTGATTGGGTATAACTATTTAATAAAAGATTTATATTGTCAATTTTTAACTTCGTTCTATTTAGCATTTTGTTTATAATATATCTTAAGTCTTCAATATCTTTTGTTACAGCTTTTTGTTTTATTGTATATTCAAAAAATCCATTATTAACTTTTTCCATAACATCAGAAATTTCTAAAACAACTTTTTTATCTTGTTCTTGGATTTGTTCGATTTTTTTGATTTGTTCATTCATTCCCCTTGTCATTATGGCAAATTCATCATTTCCAGAAATATCATGTAAAGTTACATCATCTTTTTCTTTCATTGAATATGCCAAAAACTCATTTAGATTTATTTGGAATTGTTTCATTGATAAAACTATTCTTTTTGTCATCAAAATCATACTAAAAATTGTTGCTAGAATTAAAATTGTTATAAAAAGTAATTCATACATTATTTGATTTCTAAAATTCCATATTTCATCATTTACATATGAAATTAAGTTATCAAATAGATTTTTTTCAGAATCAATAAGAAGATTTAATTTATTAAATGAATTTTCTTTCCAGTTAAAATCTACTCCATAAATACTATTTGATAATTTATCTATTGCATTTATGGCTTTTTTATTATCAATTTTTTCTTGATTTGCTAAATTTTTGTTTTCAGATAAAGAAATCTCACTTGTATTTGAGATAATTAAATCAAAAGTATCTCTTATTTGTTTTAACAGCTCTTTTTCTTCACTACTTGTTCCTTCAAATTTTTCATAATATTTTATTACTTTTAAAAGTGCTGAGTGTTTTGCTTGTATCTTATTTACTAGATTTTCATCTTTTGTTTCTAAATAATCTTTGTAAAGATGTATCAAACCACCATAACCACTTAGTTCTTTTATTTTTAACATAAAGTCATTTTTTTGGCTTTTTAAAAATATTACTTTTCTTATATTATCTATTTGTTGAAAATCTTTTGATGAATATATCTCTTTTAGATTTTCTAGATTTTGTACAAAAATATTGTCTTTAATAATTTCTAAATACAAATTTTGTTTTGAAACAGAATTTATAAAACTATTAAAATCATCTCCTGTAATATTTCCCAAATTTAAAATATTTCTAAGATATTCTTGTTCATTAAATGATTTTTCTATTAATTGGTTAAAGGCAATATACGATTGTGAATATTTTGATAAGTTCCCAATATTTGAATAACTAAGTAATTCTCCAATAAAATAAGTTAAATTATCTATTTCAAAAGTATAATTTTTCTCTAAATCTTGTTTACTAATTTGTAAATCTATATTTTTTTGTCTTGTTTCGTGAATTTGTTTTATATTTTTTTCAAAATTAGAAACTCTTTTTTTTGCCTCTTCATCTTTGAAAAAAGAGTAATTCTTCAAAAATTCATTCAGTTTATTTATTGATTCATCACTTTTGTTTATTTGATTTTTAAATTCATCATTAAACTCTTTCCCATAACTTTCTAAAAAAAGAGTTGAAATATTTCTTTCTTTTTGTAAATCGTGTATTAAAGATGAAACATTTTCTAAAAAATAAAGATATTGCAAACTCTCATTCATTTCAAGATTTTTTTGATATTTATCAAGAATTGAATTAAAAGATAAAATTAATATTGCAATAATAGGAAGTAACAATATTAAAAATATCTTATTTTGTAGTTTTAAATTATTCATTTTGTACCTTTTTAAATTTTCTGCAATATATCTCTCTTTTCTTACAATTTGGTTACAAATTAAATATAGAATTATTATCATATTTTTAATATATAAATCCATTATTTTATTATCCATAAAGATATTTTGATTATAATTTCAGAAAATTATTGGAGATTAATATGTTAAAAGAATTTAGAAATTTTCTTATAAAAGGAAATGTTGTTGATTTGGCTGTTGGGTTTATTTTTGGAGCTGCATTTGCAACTTTGATTAAGTCTTTAGTTGAAAATATAATTATGCCGCCAATTGGATTATTACTTGGAAGAGTTGATTTTTCTCAATTATTTATATCTTTAGATGGAAACTCTTATGCAACTTTAGCTGATTTAGAAAAAGTTGGAGCTCCTGCTATTAAACTTGGAGTTTTTGCAAATGATGCTATTTCATTTACAATTTTAGGATTTGTTATGTTTATGTTTATAAAATCATATAATAAACTAAAAAAAGAGGAAGTTGTAGTTGCTAAAACAAAAGTTTGTGGTGATTGTGCTATGGAAATTCCAGTAGCTGCAAAAAAATGTGGGCATTGCGGAAATACAGCGGTATAAAAAATTAAAAAAAACATAATTAAAAGGCAAAAAACCTTTTAATTATAAATCAACTAAAGCTTTAAAATTCACTCCACATCTTCCGATATTTTCCACATTTACATGATTTCTTTCATTAATTCTATCATCTTCAATAAACTGATATTTTAACTCTAAAATTATAGGTGTAATATCTCCCGAAATTTTATAAGTATCATAATATTCACAAAACATCGCACTTTGGGAAGAAGCAATCATTGGAGGAAAACCTTTCATAACTTCTTTTACTTCAATCTCAAACTTTTCAATTTCACTTTCATTTTTTCCCAATTGCATTGCACATTTTTGCACTTGATCAACATTGTCTTTATTTACAAAACAAATAGTTGCTTTTTTAGTTTTTAAGATATTTGCCAATGAATCTTTTGGGCTTCCATCATCTTTTTGTCCAATTGATACAAGTAACAATGCTGGATTTGAAGAGATTGGAATAAAATATGAAAAGGGAGCTGCATTTAAAACACCATTATCATCTGTTACAATCCATGCAATTGGTCGGGGAATTACTGTTCCTGACATAATTTTATATCTGTTTAAATCGTTTATATCTTTATAATCTAAAATCATCTATTTCCCTTTTTTATATTTTAAATTCTTGCTCAATATTTTTTGCTATTGCATCACCTTTTAAAGTTAAAAATGAATCACTTACAAATTGTTCACTTTTAAGCTTTTTCAACAATCTTTTACCCTCTTTTAAAGAAAATAATCTTGTATTTTCTAGCTTCAAAACAACATCATTTAAAGACTCATTTGATTCTTTTTTTAATATTGCAAGTAACAAAACTTTTTCATTTATATCCATTTTAAAATCCTTGTGTAATAAAAAGCAAAAACAAAAAAAGCAATTCCTAAAAGAATAGTAATTATATCAACAGAAGTTAAACTTGCCATTAATCCTATAAATAAAGTCGTAAGCACACATGAAAGCATAAAAAACATATCGTTGTATGAAATAACTCTTCCTATATATTTTTCATCACATTTATTTTGTAATAAAGCATAAGTAAATGACCATAAAGTCGTGGTACTAAGTCCTACAATAAATAAAGCAATTAAAGAAATATAAAAATCATTTTGAACAAATCCCCACAAAATTACAGCTAAGCCTTGAAAAATCATTAAATAGTGTAAGTTCTCTTTTGTAACATATTTTGAGATAAGCATAGGTCCAAACATCAAAGCAACTGCACGAGTCGCATTTGAAATCCCAATAGCTAAGGGAACAGAAATAATATATTTATACTCATTTTTTGCCAAAATAGTTATCAAAGCATCAAAAGAAGTAAGCCCTACACATGAATGTAAAATTATTAGGTGTAAAATAATCTTATTATCTTTGATATAAATAAATCCATCTTTTATAAGTTGAAAAATTTTATCACTTGTAACACTTGGCTTTACTACAAAATTTATATTTATAAATATAATTAATGCTGATAAAAATATAAAAGCATCTATTATAAAAGCTGTTTTAACTCCGTATGAATTTACAATAAAACCACTAATAGCCATTCCAAAAGCATAAGTAAATGACCAAATAATAGAATGTATTTCATTTGCCATTTGTAATGGTTTACCATTTAAAAGTTTTGCTAGAAGTGACATTTCTGTTGAAAAAAACATAGATGCAGCACTCATTCTAATAAAAATAAAAATCATCAAAAGCCAAAGTTCACTTTTATCATCTATAGTTAAAAATAACAAGGTCATCAATAATTCTGTAAAAATCAAACCTATCATTAAAGGTTTTATTTTTACTCTATCAATAATCGCTCCTGAAAATGGAGCAATTAAAATTGCAGGTAAAAAATGCATTGCAGTTACAACTGATATAGCCAT from Arcobacter suis CECT 7833 encodes:
- a CDS encoding MFS transporter, whose protein sequence is MNYRKLFREHKIIRDLSLVQFISYFGAWFSNVAIYTMLVNFGSTEMAISVVTAMHFLPAILIAPFSGAIIDRVKIKPLMIGLIFTELLMTLLFLTIDDKSELWLLMIFIFIRMSAASMFFSTEMSLLAKLLNGKPLQMANEIHSIIWSFTYAFGMAISGFIVNSYGVKTAFIIDAFIFLSALIIFININFVVKPSVTSDKIFQLIKDGFIYIKDNKIILHLIILHSCVGLTSFDALITILAKNEYKYIISVPLAIGISNATRAVALMFGPMLISKYVTKENLHYLMIFQGLAVILWGFVQNDFYISLIALFIVGLSTTTLWSFTYALLQNKCDEKYIGRVISYNDMFFMLSCVLTTLFIGLMASLTSVDIITILLGIAFFVFAFYYTRILKWI
- a CDS encoding flavin reductase family protein, translated to MILDYKDINDLNRYKIMSGTVIPRPIAWIVTDDNGVLNAAPFSYFIPISSNPALLLVSIGQKDDGSPKDSLANILKTKKATICFVNKDNVDQVQKCAMQLGKNESEIEKFEIEVKEVMKGFPPMIASSQSAMFCEYYDTYKISGDITPIILELKYQFIEDDRINERNHVNVENIGRCGVNFKALVDL
- a CDS encoding methyl-accepting chemotaxis protein, producing the protein MNNLKLQNKIFLILLLPIIAILILSFNSILDKYQKNLEMNESLQYLYFLENVSSLIHDLQKERNISTLFLESYGKEFNDEFKNQINKSDESINKLNEFLKNYSFFKDEEAKKRVSNFEKNIKQIHETRQKNIDLQISKQDLEKNYTFEIDNLTYFIGELLSYSNIGNLSKYSQSYIAFNQLIEKSFNEQEYLRNILNLGNITGDDFNSFINSVSKQNLYLEIIKDNIFVQNLENLKEIYSSKDFQQIDNIRKVIFLKSQKNDFMLKIKELSGYGGLIHLYKDYLETKDENLVNKIQAKHSALLKVIKYYEKFEGTSSEEKELLKQIRDTFDLIISNTSEISLSENKNLANQEKIDNKKAINAIDKLSNSIYGVDFNWKENSFNKLNLLIDSEKNLFDNLISYVNDEIWNFRNQIMYELLFITILILATIFSMILMTKRIVLSMKQFQINLNEFLAYSMKEKDDVTLHDISGNDEFAIMTRGMNEQIKKIEQIQEQDKKVVLEISDVMEKVNNGFFEYTIKQKAVTKDIEDLRYIINKMLNRTKLKIDNINLLLNSYTQSNYLFKLDEVQKKGMYGDFGTLCTSTLLLGHSSSELIAMITNAGIELENNTNILTISSNELALSSTQQASSLEQSSAALEQITSNIKNNNENMNRMMNIANEVNEASNVGSKFALQTSNSMDEINEKVKAINEAISIIDQIAFQTNILSLNAAVEAATAGEAGKGFAVVAAEVRNLANRSAEAAREIKGLVESASVKSNEGKEIAQDMINGYESLTSKITQTKDIIQSVTQFSKEQEIGIVQINETISRLDSATQKNASTASNIDTLSKEVSKLSSRLLQITAQAKIDKKYYEMVENIDLMKEVSKYKNDHISFKKRYFSTLDSFENCTVVDCKSCDMGKWITLCEHENRDFTKVKEWEILKQNHEDVHHKVQVYMDNSAKRVENKILRETSAQIEDSTIKVFDSLNDVLYIDSQKIKSNL
- the mscL gene encoding large conductance mechanosensitive channel protein MscL, with protein sequence MLKEFRNFLIKGNVVDLAVGFIFGAAFATLIKSLVENIIMPPIGLLLGRVDFSQLFISLDGNSYATLADLEKVGAPAIKLGVFANDAISFTILGFVMFMFIKSYNKLKKEEVVVAKTKVCGDCAMEIPVAAKKCGHCGNTAV